From Ignavibacterium sp.:
AAACTAGTGCGACTGTTAAATTTTTTTTCTAATTTTTCTTTCGTTTGAAAATCATAAAGAATTACAGCATCTACACACCTTAGAGGAATATTTCGAATAAAAAATCTCAATTTGGTTTCATATTTGGAATAGCCATGTCCCCAAATAATTAGCGGGATTTTAAATAATCGACTTTTTAATATCGCCAACCAAAAAGAAATATACCCTACATCCCAAGTTATTATTGCGCAATCAAATTCTTTACTAACGGCTTTAAGCTGAGCTGAGTGCCATTTTAAAGTAAGATTTTTAAATTTAAGTTTAAATAATTTACAATAAATAAGTCTTATATTTTTGGGGTATCTAGGCTCTAAACCCTCATTACCATAGAAGATAGTTGTATCAAAATGTAATCCAATAACTTCAAAAATTTTTTTTCTGTAAGTCGGTAAAGATGGTTGCTGAATACCTAATTTAATTTTCATTCAAAAAATTTCCCTTAAATGAATAAAGATACAGCACTGTGTGCATAATAATAAATGGTTCTACAACAAATGTAAATCGTTGCTGCGAAAAGAACATCGTATGTATAAAAGTAATCACTAAAATAGGTAGATATGTAATAATTAATATGTTTTTTGAAAGTAAATTTTTTCTAAGTAAGAACAGGGCAATACTAAACATAAATAGAGGGAATCTAATTCCGATTAAGATTTTTTCTAATATTCCTCTATGCGTAACTGAGAAAGGACCCCATAAAGACCATAAAGAAATAATTCTTTTTTCCAGAAAATCCAGTGGATTTGTTATGAGATGATTAATATAGACAGATAATGGATTTTTGATAATAGAAAGTTTAGACCTAGCCAATTCCCAGTTGATGTTAAAGCTATCCGAATAGGTTGCTACAATTAAATTAAACTTAAGATTATCTGGTGGCAAAATTAGGTTGAAATACTCTAATATTTTAAAGAAAAATAGACAGAGAATTACTCCTAAACCTAATAAAAAAGATTTTTTGGTATTTTTTGAAATAATTTCATGGATGAGAATCAGAGGAAACAAAAAAATTAATGTTGGTCTGAATTGAGCAGCTAAAAAGCCTGTAATCCCTGATAAAAAGGGTTTGTTTGATACGTACATTAAGAGAGAAAGGATCAATAAAAATAAAGAAATAGGTTCTGTCAAGATTTGGCGTGTATAATTGATTTGATTCGGATAAATTGCCACAAAAAATAAAGTAATCAAAGCTAATTCTTTATTTAAATTAAGTTTTATTAATAATTTGAAGAATAAATATTGCGACAATATTTGAAAAATAATATTAAAAATGATTAGAATTGTCGGTACTAATGCATCTGAAAAAATTAATTTCAACAAGGCTATAAATAACGGATATCCATTAGGGAAATAACTAATCGGCTTACCATAAAGAATCCCATCTGCCATATTGAAATATGTGTAAGAGTCTGTGTTGAACCAAGGCAAATTAGAGAAAAAACAAATAAAAATTCTTAATGAAGTTGATACTATAAGTATTAAAAAAATAGTTAAATTTATTCTAGCACTAAAGTAATTAAGAATTTTAATTTTTCCTCTCATCTATACGCCGTTATGAAGTTTGATCCTTTAATGATATTAAATTTCTAGTGAGGTTTCTAAACAAAAGTATTGGAATTAGTACCCAAAGTTCAGGTGTATAATATAAACTACCTGATGAAGAAGCAAATAATAAGTAAGCAAGTGTAATGGTCATCAGATTAGTCAAGCTCCCTTTTTTGAATTCCTTAATAAATATTTTAATAATTCTGGTAATAATAAAAATAAAAGGTAAAGTCCCCAGCAAACCCACTGCCATTAAAGTCTCCAAATATATATTATGTGGGTAAATACCAAATTTATCTACAATACTATAACCCCAGACAGGACTTTTCATAAAATAGTCAAACGCCGCATCCCATATTTCTGCTCTTGTTGGATCTTTTCCATATATGGGATTGTCGAATCTTTTTACTATACTTAATTCTTCTATATTTATTAAATGAAACAAGATGACAAAGACAATTAACGAATAAAATAAGAGTCTTTTAGCAGAATATTTATTTCTGTAAGTAACAAATAGTATAAACAAAATAATAAATGTAGATATAAATGGTCCTCTTGAGCCACCTAATAATAATAAAGAAAACCCTAAGCACAGACTTAGTAATAAATATAGTCTATTTAAAGATTTATTAAGAAAAAATTGATTGATCGTTAATAGAATAACTATTGATCCAGCCCGACTTATACTTATTGGATTTAACGGATGAACTCCTGTTTCCGCTCCGTAGGAAAGCTCTGTTCTTTCTAAGAATATTTTTGAGAAATTAGTACCATAGTTCATTATCAAACCAACTAAAACTGATAATGCAGAAACAATTGCTATTTTAAATATACTATTTTCAACCTTTTCAATGCTGATAAGATATCTATTTTTATAAATCACTATAATAGGTATTAATGATAAAAATATTGCGAACAAATAAACCTGTATCGGATTCAGAACTAAATTATCTTGTCTTAACACATTTGTGAATTCGAAATCAAATATTATTCTGATTAACAGGATTATCCAAAACATTAAAAGCAAGAGAAATGATGAGAAAACCTTTTTATTTTCTTTATCATTTCTTATCGGGGAGAAAAAAAGATATAACATCAATAAAACACAGAATCCTCGGAATGCAATGGAGTAAGGTGTAGTGTTTGTCCTTAATGCTATCGGAATAAGCATTATAATTGGAAAACCAAATAACATCATATAAATAAAAAGGCTATTTAATTTTTCCCAAAATAAATGTTGTTTCGATCTGATTTTATTCACAATTAAACTTTTTAATATTAATCATTAAAAGTAATACAAATGTGCTTTGAAAAATTAGATTTAGAATAAGCAATGTTTTTGCAGCATTTTCCAATAAAGAATAATTAACTAAAATTAAAAAAGTAAGTAAACCAATTATATCACGATAAGCTCGAAAGAAAAAAATGGTCCAATTTTTACCAATAGATAGATAATATTGAGTAAAGACATTGCCAAT
This genomic window contains:
- a CDS encoding O-antigen ligase family protein; translated protein: MNKIRSKQHLFWEKLNSLFIYMMLFGFPIIMLIPIALRTNTTPYSIAFRGFCVLLMLYLFFSPIRNDKENKKVFSSFLLLLMFWIILLIRIIFDFEFTNVLRQDNLVLNPIQVYLFAIFLSLIPIIVIYKNRYLISIEKVENSIFKIAIVSALSVLVGLIMNYGTNFSKIFLERTELSYGAETGVHPLNPISISRAGSIVILLTINQFFLNKSLNRLYLLLSLCLGFSLLLLGGSRGPFISTFIILFILFVTYRNKYSAKRLLFYSLIVFVILFHLINIEELSIVKRFDNPIYGKDPTRAEIWDAAFDYFMKSPVWGYSIVDKFGIYPHNIYLETLMAVGLLGTLPFIFIITRIIKIFIKEFKKGSLTNLMTITLAYLLFASSSGSLYYTPELWVLIPILLFRNLTRNLISLKDQTS